From one Peptoniphilaceae bacterium AMB_02 genomic stretch:
- a CDS encoding radical SAM protein produces MENNIKMLFLQLSIGGVPRSDAMEPLAFGILKALTPDNFHVDFKDENLGDSYNVEDYDWIIMTASSFTAKRAYDISKYARKCGVKTALGGFHSSSLPGEASEYVDVVFVGDAEDTWPEFIIDLEDGAYKRNYISQFISFENTVYDTSIFEDKKYPILKAVQVSRGCKYNCEFCSVSSMYKKVRYRSSAQIIEEIKNRKLKLIFFADDNLLHNREDLIALLTGIEALNIKWAAQISIDVADDEELLKLIKKSGCILLLIGFESLRDKNLKLMKKSVNIKRSYDEKIAKIYEHGIAIYATFVLGYDYDDIDSFEEIKEFCNKHKFYLANFNPLMAMPGTPLYNRLKNENRLTMEKWWLNPNYKYGMSMIVPKNMTETELEKGAYMLRSEFYSYKSIIQRLANNVNRIHPLVFLMTNLVSRREIHKKQGVNL; encoded by the coding sequence ATGGAAAATAATATAAAGATGCTCTTTTTGCAGCTCTCAATCGGTGGAGTTCCAAGAAGTGATGCCATGGAACCGCTGGCATTCGGAATTCTTAAAGCACTCACACCGGATAATTTTCACGTAGATTTTAAAGATGAGAATCTCGGGGACAGCTATAATGTTGAAGATTATGACTGGATAATAATGACAGCATCCAGTTTTACTGCAAAAAGAGCATATGATATTTCTAAATATGCAAGAAAATGTGGTGTAAAAACTGCACTTGGAGGATTTCACTCTTCATCTCTGCCCGGTGAAGCATCGGAGTACGTAGATGTCGTATTTGTAGGAGATGCTGAAGACACTTGGCCTGAGTTTATAATTGATTTGGAAGATGGAGCTTATAAAAGAAACTATATCAGTCAATTTATAAGCTTTGAAAATACAGTTTACGATACCTCGATATTTGAAGATAAAAAATATCCCATATTAAAAGCTGTGCAAGTAAGCAGGGGATGCAAGTATAACTGCGAATTCTGCTCAGTAAGTTCCATGTATAAAAAAGTTAGATACAGGTCTTCGGCACAAATCATAGAGGAGATTAAAAACAGGAAGCTTAAACTTATATTTTTTGCAGATGACAATCTGCTCCATAACAGGGAAGATTTGATAGCTCTTTTAACAGGCATAGAAGCTTTAAATATCAAATGGGCAGCTCAAATAAGCATCGATGTTGCAGATGACGAAGAATTGTTGAAGCTAATAAAAAAGTCTGGCTGCATACTTCTTTTAATAGGTTTTGAAAGTCTAAGAGATAAAAATTTAAAACTAATGAAAAAGAGTGTTAATATAAAGAGATCCTATGATGAAAAGATTGCTAAAATATATGAGCATGGAATTGCAATCTATGCGACTTTTGTACTGGGTTATGACTACGACGATATCGATTCATTTGAAGAGATAAAGGAATTTTGCAATAAACATAAATTCTATTTGGCAAACTTTAACCCGCTTATGGCAATGCCGGGAACTCCACTATACAATAGGTTAAAAAACGAAAATAGATTAACCATGGAAAAATGGTGGCTAAATCCAAATTATAAATATGGAATGAGTATGATTGTACCTAAAAACATGACGGAAACAGAACTTGAAAAAGGTGCATATATGCTTAGGTCAGAGTTTTATTCATATAAATCCATAATCCAAAGGCTGGCAAATAATGTGAATAGGATACATCCACTGGTATTTCTCATGACAAATCTGGTCTCTAGAAGAGAAATCCACAAAAAGCAAGGAGTAAATTTATGA
- a CDS encoding radical SAM protein: protein MKIVITSPAGAMHRYTGSFKKAIHYAPLTMTTIAGLLSEIEENDVRIYDETIEKIPSDLEADIVFMTAITGTAPRVYAYADKYRREGKIVILGGVHPTLLPEEAIQHADAVIIGFAEGVIGQLMEDIKRGDIKRFYHGKLNENGSFGPVMRSLIQKGKYITSSSLEASRGCSNECTFCAVNALHSKNVYKRPIPEIVSEIEKIGTKTILFIDVNLIAHRDFAIKLFKALIPLKKWWFGLTTADVVNDRELFDLLVKSGCKGLLIGFESVATSSLGAMNKYRNENVDYFEMMKKMHDAGIMINGTFCFGSDEDNPDIFDRTVEMVEKLKIDLPRYSVLTPFPKTPLYAQLEAENRIFDRHWAMYDVEHVVFEPKNMTVKQLNDGLIRAWRDTYTLNHIKNRILRPHLGIPLSIMTNLAYRHYADKLEEFTREKMIDISDIE, encoded by the coding sequence ATGAAAATAGTGATAACATCACCTGCCGGGGCAATGCATAGATATACCGGCAGTTTTAAAAAAGCTATACACTATGCACCGCTTACAATGACGACAATTGCAGGTCTTTTGTCTGAAATTGAAGAAAATGACGTTCGCATATATGATGAAACCATAGAGAAAATTCCAAGTGATCTGGAAGCTGATATCGTGTTTATGACGGCCATCACCGGGACTGCACCCAGAGTTTATGCATATGCAGACAAATATAGAAGAGAAGGTAAAATTGTAATCCTCGGCGGAGTGCATCCCACGTTATTACCCGAAGAGGCTATTCAGCATGCAGATGCCGTTATCATAGGCTTTGCTGAAGGTGTAATAGGTCAACTGATGGAGGATATCAAAAGAGGAGATATAAAAAGGTTCTATCATGGTAAGTTAAATGAAAATGGATCCTTTGGACCCGTAATGAGAAGTTTGATTCAAAAAGGGAAATACATCACCTCCTCATCACTGGAAGCTAGTAGGGGATGCAGCAATGAATGTACTTTTTGCGCTGTAAATGCTCTTCACAGTAAAAATGTCTATAAGAGGCCTATACCGGAGATCGTAAGTGAAATTGAAAAAATAGGAACTAAGACAATTCTCTTTATAGATGTGAATCTAATAGCGCATAGGGACTTTGCAATTAAGCTGTTTAAAGCACTCATACCTCTTAAGAAGTGGTGGTTCGGACTTACTACTGCAGATGTCGTAAATGATAGAGAATTATTTGATCTTTTAGTTAAGAGCGGTTGTAAAGGTCTACTTATAGGCTTTGAATCGGTGGCGACCTCTTCTTTAGGAGCTATGAATAAATACCGAAATGAGAATGTAGATTATTTTGAAATGATGAAGAAAATGCATGATGCAGGCATTATGATTAATGGAACTTTTTGTTTCGGCTCAGATGAAGATAATCCGGATATCTTTGACAGAACTGTAGAAATGGTAGAAAAGCTAAAGATAGATCTACCGAGGTATTCTGTTTTGACTCCATTTCCAAAGACACCACTCTACGCTCAATTAGAAGCAGAAAACAGAATTTTTGATAGGCATTGGGCAATGTATGATGTTGAACATGTGGTTTTTGAACCGAAGAATATGACTGTAAAGCAGTTAAATGATGGACTTATAAGAGCCTGGAGAGATACCTATACACTTAATCATATAAAAAATAGAATTCTTAGACCTCATCTTGGGATTCCATTATCTATAATGACCAATCTGGCCTACAGACATTATGCGGATAAACTTGAGGAATTTACGAGAGAAAAGATGATAGATATAAGTGATATTGAATGA
- a CDS encoding GH3 auxin-responsive promoter family protein: MGVQESKLLSIIRKNENTEFGLKYDFKGIHSISDYVNVVPIGDYDSHEDFITCQYETGEKTLLDEKILLYEKSSGSSSPSKYIPYTGSLKSEFMNGVEPWLYDLYMNYPEIQKGKHYWSISPIIENEKYSPIKIPVGFEEDSGYFNKLQSILLSRVFAVPNEVKHLRAEDFATLTLYYLVLAEDLSFISIWNPSFLSVLLSELELYKRQLIRAFETGEMKLSNGEFMRFKSNNKTVSRAKILKGFSGHDYNELWPNLKLISCWEDGFSRKMAEDLKKLFPKTLFQGKGLLATEGIISFPLEGIGKVLSYKSHFFEFMDLKTGEIFLPDNLVSGNTYSVLLTTSGGLYRYRLYDLIKVSGHYKGLPIIEFLGKEAHISDYYGEKINEIHVGELFKRLEVEGFAVLAPFGINPMSYCVFMQNPPLNVAGFKSKVDTILRENFHYDYARKLGQIGDVKVFIITEDPWEEYFSKKSEKMKLGDIKFSPLYSEKGLEVAFKGHFILNNENSDNITCRGNA; encoded by the coding sequence ATGGGAGTTCAAGAATCGAAACTCCTATCGATAATTAGGAAAAATGAGAATACAGAGTTTGGATTAAAGTATGATTTTAAAGGAATACATTCTATTTCGGATTATGTTAATGTGGTACCCATTGGCGATTATGACAGCCATGAAGATTTTATTACTTGTCAATACGAAACAGGGGAAAAGACTCTATTAGATGAGAAGATTCTTCTTTATGAAAAATCTAGCGGATCGAGTAGTCCGAGCAAGTATATACCGTATACCGGGAGTTTAAAATCTGAGTTTATGAATGGAGTAGAACCATGGCTCTATGATTTATACATGAATTATCCTGAGATTCAGAAGGGAAAGCATTATTGGTCTATTTCACCAATTATAGAAAATGAAAAGTACAGCCCAATAAAAATACCTGTTGGATTTGAAGAAGATAGCGGATATTTCAATAAATTACAAAGCATACTCCTATCAAGGGTGTTTGCAGTTCCAAATGAGGTTAAACATTTGAGGGCTGAAGATTTTGCGACTTTGACTCTATACTATTTAGTACTGGCAGAAGATTTGAGTTTTATATCGATATGGAATCCAAGCTTTTTGAGCGTTCTGCTTTCTGAATTGGAGCTGTATAAAAGACAATTAATCAGAGCTTTTGAAACTGGAGAGATGAAACTGTCAAATGGTGAATTTATGAGATTTAAATCCAATAATAAAACAGTTTCCAGAGCAAAGATTTTAAAGGGATTCAGTGGACATGACTATAATGAACTTTGGCCTAATTTAAAGCTTATAAGCTGTTGGGAAGATGGATTTTCTAGGAAGATGGCGGAAGATTTAAAAAAGCTTTTTCCAAAGACCCTATTTCAAGGAAAGGGACTGTTGGCTACAGAGGGAATTATTTCATTTCCACTGGAAGGGATTGGTAAGGTTTTATCTTATAAATCACATTTCTTTGAGTTTATGGACTTAAAAACAGGTGAGATATTTCTGCCTGATAATCTGGTTTCCGGAAACACTTATAGTGTCCTACTGACCACTTCCGGGGGTTTATACAGGTACAGGCTCTATGATCTCATAAAAGTCAGTGGTCATTATAAGGGACTGCCAATAATAGAGTTTTTAGGCAAGGAAGCACATATAAGTGATTATTATGGAGAAAAGATAAATGAAATCCATGTAGGTGAATTATTTAAAAGACTGGAAGTAGAAGGGTTTGCAGTTCTCGCACCTTTTGGAATAAATCCCATGTCATACTGCGTATTTATGCAAAACCCTCCTCTTAATGTGGCAGGATTTAAATCTAAAGTAGATACCATACTAAGAGAGAATTTTCATTATGACTATGCAAGGAAACTTGGACAAATTGGAGATGTAAAAGTATTCATAATAACCGAGGATCCATGGGAAGAATATTTTAGTAAGAAAAGTGAAAAAATGAAATTAGGGGACATAAAATTTAGCCCATTATATAGTGAGAAAGGACTGGAAGTGGCTTTTAAAGGTCACTTCATTTTAAACAATGAAAATAGTGATAACATCACCTGCCGGGGCAATGCATAG
- a CDS encoding SIMPL domain-containing protein (The SIMPL domain is named for its presence in mouse protein SIMPL (signalling molecule that associates with mouse pelle-like kinase). Bacterial member BP26, from Brucella, was shown to assemble into a channel-like structure, while YggE from E. coli has been associated with resistance to oxidative stress.), producing MTTKISKNISILVVLLLLGLAIVGCKPVNGAQPDKNEVKTEEKEVASEEKPKVIIDKAESKSHLTVTGESTKSIKPSIAYLNLGITTNAEDLKDAQKDNTTKMNALLKAIKDNGIADADIQTSSYNMYPQYDHETYSKIVGYNVQHIINVTVRDMEKAGAIMDIAVDNGANSSHSMTFGITDEERENIYVEAMKDAIEKGQIKAQALADGMKIKIKGPVEVVEGSRGFSPLPSYDMNMKQAEESSTSFMPGELKVNATVTLIYEY from the coding sequence ATGACTACTAAAATATCCAAAAATATTTCTATACTTGTAGTATTATTACTACTTGGATTAGCTATTGTGGGTTGTAAACCGGTAAATGGTGCTCAACCAGATAAAAATGAAGTCAAGACTGAAGAGAAGGAAGTAGCAAGTGAGGAAAAGCCGAAAGTGATAATTGATAAAGCTGAAAGCAAGAGTCATCTAACAGTTACAGGTGAAAGTACAAAATCCATTAAACCGTCTATAGCATACTTGAATTTGGGCATTACTACAAATGCTGAAGACCTAAAAGATGCACAAAAAGACAATACTACCAAGATGAATGCATTATTGAAAGCCATAAAAGACAATGGTATAGCTGATGCCGATATACAAACTTCAAGTTATAATATGTATCCGCAATACGACCATGAAACCTACTCAAAAATTGTAGGATATAATGTACAGCATATTATAAATGTTACTGTAAGAGATATGGAAAAAGCAGGAGCTATCATGGATATAGCAGTAGATAATGGAGCCAATAGCTCACACAGTATGACCTTCGGTATTACAGACGAAGAAAGAGAAAACATCTATGTTGAAGCAATGAAAGATGCCATTGAAAAAGGACAAATAAAAGCCCAAGCACTAGCGGATGGCATGAAAATAAAAATCAAAGGACCAGTAGAAGTTGTAGAGGGAAGCAGAGGATTCTCACCACTTCCAAGCTATGACATGAATATGAAGCAAGCCGAAGAATCATCAACAAGCTTCATGCCCGGAGAACTAAAAGTCAACGCAACAGTAACCCTAATCTACGAATACTAA
- a CDS encoding NAD-dependent protein deacylase: MDKVLNEVKEILKNGRNIVFFGGAGVSTASNIPDFRSSTGLYNKKSGTNYSPEYMLSHTFFKFHPDEFAEYYKKNLIYPDAKPNAAHIALAKLEEEGRLNAVITQNIDGLHQMAGSKNVIEIHGNLIDYYCVDCNKTFDQDYVLKVEGIDHCDSCGGIVRPDVVLYEEPLDMDKFNRAIEAISNADIFIVGGTSLVVYPAAGLLRYYNGNKLILMNMEPTTQDGLADYVIYGDISKILGELIS, encoded by the coding sequence ATGGATAAAGTTTTAAACGAAGTAAAAGAAATATTGAAAAATGGAAGAAATATAGTGTTTTTTGGAGGAGCCGGTGTATCGACAGCTTCAAATATTCCGGATTTCAGATCCAGCACGGGACTATATAATAAAAAAAGTGGGACGAATTATTCTCCCGAATACATGCTCAGTCACACCTTTTTTAAGTTTCATCCTGACGAGTTTGCCGAATATTATAAAAAGAATCTGATATACCCGGATGCAAAACCTAATGCAGCACATATAGCCCTTGCAAAACTCGAGGAAGAGGGTAGACTAAATGCAGTTATAACGCAGAATATCGATGGCTTACATCAGATGGCGGGTTCCAAAAATGTTATAGAAATCCACGGTAATTTAATCGATTACTATTGTGTTGATTGTAATAAGACATTTGATCAGGATTATGTCTTAAAAGTAGAGGGGATAGATCATTGTGATTCCTGCGGAGGAATCGTTAGGCCTGATGTAGTATTATATGAAGAACCACTCGATATGGATAAATTTAATCGTGCAATTGAAGCCATAAGTAATGCCGATATATTTATTGTAGGAGGGACTTCACTGGTAGTATATCCTGCTGCCGGATTACTGAGGTATTATAATGGAAACAAGCTGATTCTGATGAATATGGAGCCGACTACTCAAGACGGATTGGCTGACTATGTAATTTATGGAGATATTTCGAAGATATTAGGAGAGTTGATTAGTTGA
- a CDS encoding GNAT family protein produces MILKVEDYELRVIPITDAEMLYNTMKENADYLSEYLDFITTLTLESEKKAINTWQDMFLKGMGFEGGIYYKDKLIGMCGIRLSRYDDRGEIGYWLIPEFTGKGIMTKMALNVMHMGFKVYGLNKITIMCADTNYKSQGIPKRLGFKFDGILRQHQKLRNEYRDLYVFSIVRSEWELFYGEE; encoded by the coding sequence ATGATTTTAAAAGTTGAAGATTATGAACTTAGAGTAATACCAATTACAGATGCTGAAATGCTATATAATACCATGAAAGAAAATGCCGATTATTTAAGCGAATACTTGGATTTTATTACCACACTTACTCTTGAATCCGAGAAAAAGGCAATAAATACCTGGCAAGATATGTTTTTGAAGGGTATGGGCTTTGAAGGGGGTATATATTATAAAGACAAACTAATTGGTATGTGCGGTATAAGGTTATCGCGATACGACGATAGGGGTGAGATTGGTTATTGGCTTATTCCTGAGTTTACGGGAAAAGGTATTATGACTAAAATGGCTCTAAACGTAATGCACATGGGTTTTAAGGTATATGGACTTAACAAGATTACAATAATGTGTGCAGATACAAATTATAAATCTCAAGGAATACCTAAAAGATTGGGTTTTAAATTTGACGGTATTCTAAGACAGCATCAAAAACTCAGAAATGAGTATCGGGATTTATATGTTTTTTCTATTGTTAGAAGCGAATGGGAACTGTTTTATGGTGAAGAGTAA
- a CDS encoding NUDIX domain-containing protein — protein sequence MKVELMNMCMIHDIDTDRVVVLDKTVKEGWEGLTFPGGHVESMESLTDSVIREVYEETGLIIKNPRFKGFVHWINLADDSKQIGLLYYSNEFEGNLIESTHEGKVYWMDLQEFLNIENKSMSMDDCMKLFLEDKFMEAISTWDGESLTPFRYF from the coding sequence TTGAAAGTTGAACTTATGAATATGTGTATGATACATGATATTGATACAGATAGAGTCGTAGTTTTGGACAAGACGGTCAAGGAAGGGTGGGAAGGGCTTACTTTTCCCGGGGGCCATGTGGAGTCTATGGAATCACTGACTGATTCTGTAATTAGAGAAGTATATGAAGAGACGGGACTTATTATAAAGAATCCGAGATTTAAAGGGTTTGTTCACTGGATTAATCTGGCTGACGATTCTAAACAGATTGGACTTTTATATTATTCCAATGAATTTGAAGGAAATTTGATTGAATCAACGCATGAAGGCAAGGTTTATTGGATGGATTTGCAAGAGTTTTTGAATATAGAAAATAAATCTATGTCCATGGACGATTGTATGAAATTATTTTTAGAAGATAAATTTATGGAGGCTATAAGTACATGGGATGGCGAGAGTTTAACTCCATTCCGGTATTTTTAA
- a CDS encoding type II CAAX endopeptidase family protein: MKTKYNSAILVSISIFVWVLLSRVIIFGIIPNIIPRISPIFEQILRTIVAPYLIVLPVSYLILRRVKFTDLNRSRSYPLKRLIQIIVIQSGFGIFISFFFSSVLILVGIQSVKSIPSMSVLEQWYTIFLLLIFNPIFEEILFRRMVLNRLLEYGERGAVLLSAAFFGLIHLISQGLPQMFSTFVLGIIWAKLTLKTNRLRYAIILHILFNFWGFILPMFLMDLELGRIIFAPIWLILVPICATYLFFKNRRHLLE, from the coding sequence TTGAAAACAAAGTATAATTCAGCAATTCTGGTTTCTATATCCATATTTGTTTGGGTGTTATTATCTAGAGTCATTATATTTGGGATTATACCAAATATAATCCCAAGGATATCTCCAATATTTGAACAGATACTAAGGACGATTGTAGCGCCTTATCTTATAGTGTTGCCCGTATCTTACTTGATTTTAAGAAGGGTTAAATTCACTGATTTAAATAGAAGCAGGTCTTATCCATTAAAGCGTTTGATACAGATTATAGTAATTCAGTCAGGGTTTGGAATTTTTATTTCTTTTTTCTTTAGTTCTGTTTTGATTTTAGTAGGTATTCAGTCTGTGAAATCAATTCCAAGTATGTCAGTTTTAGAGCAGTGGTATACCATATTTTTATTACTGATATTTAATCCGATTTTTGAGGAGATTTTATTTAGAAGAATGGTACTTAACCGTCTTCTGGAATATGGTGAACGAGGAGCAGTATTGTTATCAGCTGCTTTTTTTGGATTAATTCATTTGATTTCTCAAGGACTGCCTCAGATGTTTTCGACTTTTGTCTTAGGAATTATCTGGGCAAAGCTGACTTTGAAAACAAATAGGTTGAGGTATGCTATAATATTGCATATTTTATTTAATTTTTGGGGCTTTATCTTACCTATGTTTCTGATGGATTTGGAGCTTGGAAGAATTATTTTCGCACCCATTTGGTTAATTTTAGTTCCCATATGCGCTACTTATTTGTTTTTCAAAAACAGGAGGCATTTATTAGAATAA
- a CDS encoding class I SAM-dependent methyltransferase: MKKYIKKLWKDIEYDSESVKTMWNNRAESFSKKADDEEHYADIKGLVNRLDNPNEASVLDIGSADGRHSIEFAKHTNNVLGIDIADNMVKIAVENALNSGIENIEFRNLSWEDADIKKLDWKNKFDLVFANFSPAIHSSKAVLNMTKASKQLCYISQHVQRINTLRDDILVEFGDYKKSTMMRDKIIAAFNTLWEKGYLPELTYDRRITKAELLPEDFESFIKSLDLKEPEKALEYLKGISKNEKLEYEIIHLNAIMIWDVRNK, from the coding sequence GTGAAGAAATATATAAAAAAACTTTGGAAAGATATTGAATATGATAGTGAATCAGTTAAAACTATGTGGAACAACAGAGCTGAATCTTTTAGTAAAAAAGCCGATGACGAAGAGCATTATGCAGATATTAAAGGTCTGGTAAATAGACTGGACAATCCTAATGAAGCTAGCGTTTTAGATATAGGTTCCGCCGATGGAAGACATAGTATTGAATTTGCAAAGCATACAAATAATGTACTCGGAATCGATATTGCAGATAATATGGTAAAAATAGCGGTAGAAAATGCATTGAACTCGGGCATAGAAAATATTGAATTTAGAAATCTAAGCTGGGAAGATGCTGATATAAAGAAGCTGGATTGGAAAAATAAATTCGATTTGGTTTTTGCAAATTTCTCTCCTGCAATCCACAGCAGTAAGGCTGTATTAAATATGACAAAAGCTTCAAAACAGCTTTGTTATATCAGTCAGCATGTTCAGAGAATAAATACTTTGAGAGATGATATCTTGGTAGAATTCGGTGATTATAAAAAATCTACCATGATGAGAGACAAGATTATAGCTGCCTTTAATACGCTTTGGGAAAAAGGTTATCTTCCCGAATTGACTTATGATAGGCGAATCACAAAAGCAGAATTACTACCTGAAGATTTTGAATCCTTTATAAAATCCTTGGATCTCAAAGAACCCGAAAAAGCTCTGGAGTATTTGAAAGGAATATCTAAAAACGAGAAACTTGAGTATGAGATCATACATCTCAATGCAATTATGATTTGGGATGTAAGAAATAAGTAA
- a CDS encoding HD domain-containing protein, translated as METKIKNLVIGQGNQYIVGFVSDIKEGTTSNGENFISLKIYDNEDKIDVKIWQTSQSEIDALDIRNGSFVVARGKCQLFRDSKQFNVDKSDKLMIRKANDGEFNISEYMPTAPIDYDEIKQYIINGIEQINDIELRVFVNSIFNDYVDKLISYPASMNVHHDYLNGLGYHIYRMLASALALRSVYKNHVNFDYVIAGVILHDIGKVNCYRVSEMGMPEDYTLENSLLGHIPIGLLMLEPYELSESKKNLIRHLLLSHHGRPEFGAVVTPMFIEAQLLHHIDIMDASVTIMEAEMDKLNPGEVSDRIWSLDRTRLFNHAEENTQSK; from the coding sequence ATGGAAACCAAAATAAAGAACTTAGTAATAGGTCAAGGGAATCAATATATAGTTGGATTTGTTTCAGATATAAAAGAGGGAACTACTTCTAATGGTGAAAACTTCATTTCTTTAAAGATATACGATAATGAAGACAAGATAGATGTTAAAATCTGGCAAACTAGTCAAAGCGAAATAGATGCGTTAGATATAAGAAATGGAAGTTTTGTAGTAGCCAGAGGAAAATGTCAATTATTCAGAGATTCAAAACAGTTTAATGTAGACAAGTCTGACAAGTTAATGATAAGAAAGGCAAATGACGGAGAGTTCAATATCTCGGAATACATGCCTACTGCACCCATAGATTATGATGAGATAAAACAGTATATTATAAATGGAATTGAGCAAATCAACGATATTGAGCTCAGAGTTTTTGTCAATTCGATATTTAATGACTATGTCGATAAGCTCATATCTTATCCCGCATCGATGAATGTGCACCATGATTATCTTAATGGTCTCGGATACCATATCTACAGAATGTTAGCATCTGCATTGGCACTTAGATCCGTGTATAAAAACCATGTGAATTTTGATTATGTGATTGCAGGTGTCATCTTACACGATATCGGCAAGGTAAACTGTTACAGAGTTTCAGAGATGGGAATGCCCGAGGACTATACTCTTGAAAATTCACTCCTGGGACATATTCCAATAGGTCTATTGATGTTGGAACCATATGAGTTGTCTGAGAGTAAGAAAAATTTAATTAGGCATTTATTGCTCTCTCATCATGGAAGACCTGAGTTTGGGGCTGTGGTTACGCCGATGTTCATAGAGGCACAATTATTACATCATATAGATATAATGGATGCTTCAGTTACAATAATGGAAGCTGAAATGGACAAATTGAATCCAGGCGAGGTAAGCGACAGAATATGGAGTCTTGATAGGACGAGATTATTCAATCACGCGGAGGAAAATACACAAAGTAAATAG
- a CDS encoding rubrerythrin family protein, translating into MSLKGTKTAKNLLASFAGESQANMRYTYYASQAKKDGYVQIQMIFEETARNEKEHAKRFYKFLRDDLEGEMIEIEAAYPVNFADTASNLQAAVNGENEEHTELYPKFVDIAEEEGFKEIAHVFREIAEVEERHEIRFQKLLDNIKAGRVFEREETVEWKCNNCGYIHKGKSAPNLCPACAHPQDHFEIFKETY; encoded by the coding sequence ATGAGTTTAAAAGGCACAAAAACAGCAAAAAACTTATTGGCATCATTTGCAGGTGAGTCTCAAGCAAACATGAGATATACCTATTATGCCAGTCAAGCAAAAAAAGATGGATATGTTCAAATTCAAATGATATTTGAAGAAACTGCAAGAAATGAAAAGGAACATGCTAAGAGATTCTATAAATTCTTAAGGGATGATTTAGAAGGCGAAATGATTGAAATAGAAGCAGCTTATCCTGTAAACTTTGCAGATACTGCATCAAATCTTCAAGCTGCTGTAAACGGCGAGAATGAAGAGCATACTGAATTATATCCGAAGTTTGTCGACATCGCTGAAGAAGAAGGATTTAAAGAAATAGCACATGTATTCAGAGAGATTGCAGAAGTAGAAGAAAGACATGAAATAAGATTCCAAAAACTTCTTGACAATATTAAAGCAGGTAGAGTATTCGAAAGAGAAGAAACAGTTGAGTGGAAATGCAATAACTGCGGATACATCCACAAAGGCAAATCAGCTCCAAACCTATGTCCTGCATGTGCACATCCTCAAGATCATTTTGAAATATTTAAAGAAACTTATTAG